Within the Bacillus sp. FSL K6-3431 genome, the region CGTTTACAACTATATTCATATTGGGAACGCTAGACCTGCTATTGTCTTTGATACAGTTCGCCGCTATTTGGAATATAGAGGTTATGATGTGAATTATGTATCTAATTTTACTGACGTAGACGATAAATTAATCCGTGCTGCTAATGAACTTGGAGAGGAAGTGCCTACGGTTGCGGAACGATTTATCGAGGCCTTCTTTGATGATGTAACCTCACTTGGATGTAAGGAGGCTAATCTTCATCCGCGAGTTACAGAAAATATGGATGTTATTATTGAGTTTATTGCGACGTTAATAGAAAAAGGATTTGCGTATGAATCTGCGGGTGATGTATATTACAGAACGAGAAAATTTAATGAATACGGAAAATTGTCACAGCAATCGATTGATGATTTAAAAGTAGGTGCGCGTATTCAAACCGGTGAGAAAAAAGAAGATGCGCTCGATTTCACCTTATGGAAAGCAGCGAAAATTGGTGAAATTTCATGGGATAGCCCATGGGGCGAGGGAAGACCAGGTTGGCATATTGAATGCTCCGCAATGGCGCGAAAGTATTTAGGAGACACGATTGATATCCATGCGGGAGGGCAGGATTTAACATTTCCGCATCATGAAAATGAAATTGCACAATCAGAAGCGCTGACAGGGAAAACCTTTTCCCGCTATTGGATGCATAATGGTTATATTAATATTGATAATGAAAAAATGTCTAAATCATTAGGGAACTTTGTTCTTGTACATGACATAATTAAACGTCATGATCCGCAAGTGTTACGATTTTTCATGCTTTCGGTTCATTATCGTAATCCAATCAACTACACCGAGGAATTATTATCCCATGCAGGCGCTGGACTAGAACGACTTAAAACATCCTATCAAAACTTACATTATCGTATGAATGCCAGTTCTAATTTAGCAGAAGACCAGGAGAAATGGGAAAAGGTAATATCGGAACTAAAAGCAACTTTTGTACGAGGGATGGATGATGACTTTAATACTGCAGATGGTATTTCTGTGCTTTTTGAACTTTCTAAACAAGCAAATTACTATTTAATGGAAAAGAACACGTCAGATAGTGTGATTCAATTGTTTTTGCGTGTTTTTGAGGAGTTATTTTCAGTCCTCGGTTTGCAACTTGAAGAGGAAGAATTACTGGACGAAGAGATTGATCAGTTAATCGAGCAACGTCTTGATGCAAGGAAAAATCGCAACTTTCAATTGGCCGACCAAATTAGGGATCAGCTAAAGGAGTTAAATATAATCCTAGAAGATACACCTCAAGGTACGAGATGGAAGCGAGGGTGATCTCATGTATCCTTTAGGGAAAATGATAGATTATAAACAATTAAATAGCTTAGCGCTTGCATATATGGGTGATGGTATTTATGAAGTGTATATTAGACAATACCTTCTGGAAACTGGTAAAACAAAACCAAATCGACTTCATCGCGAAGCTACACGATATGTCTCTGCCAAAGCCCAAGCATCTATCCTCAGAAAAATGGTGGAAGATAAATTTTTAAGTGAAGAAGAATTAGTCATTATGAAACGTGGTCGGAATGCGAAATCAGGAACCGTTCCTAAAAATACTGATGTCCAGACTTATCGATATAGCACCGCGTTTGAGGCGGTGCTTGGTTGGCTATACTTGGCGAATAA harbors:
- the cysS gene encoding cysteine--tRNA ligase, with product MAIKIYNTLSRKKETFVPLEEGKVKMYVCGPTVYNYIHIGNARPAIVFDTVRRYLEYRGYDVNYVSNFTDVDDKLIRAANELGEEVPTVAERFIEAFFDDVTSLGCKEANLHPRVTENMDVIIEFIATLIEKGFAYESAGDVYYRTRKFNEYGKLSQQSIDDLKVGARIQTGEKKEDALDFTLWKAAKIGEISWDSPWGEGRPGWHIECSAMARKYLGDTIDIHAGGQDLTFPHHENEIAQSEALTGKTFSRYWMHNGYINIDNEKMSKSLGNFVLVHDIIKRHDPQVLRFFMLSVHYRNPINYTEELLSHAGAGLERLKTSYQNLHYRMNASSNLAEDQEKWEKVISELKATFVRGMDDDFNTADGISVLFELSKQANYYLMEKNTSDSVIQLFLRVFEELFSVLGLQLEEEELLDEEIDQLIEQRLDARKNRNFQLADQIRDQLKELNIILEDTPQGTRWKRG
- a CDS encoding Mini-ribonuclease 3 → MYPLGKMIDYKQLNSLALAYMGDGIYEVYIRQYLLETGKTKPNRLHREATRYVSAKAQASILRKMVEDKFLSEEELVIMKRGRNAKSGTVPKNTDVQTYRYSTAFEAVLGWLYLANNVERMTEIIEMAIQIVDSRGVETR